Part of the Spiroplasma sp. BIUS-1 genome, AGAGTTAGCAAATAAAGCTCTTGAATGTGAAACATCAGATCAAGTATTAAAATTAGTAAAAGAATTAATGCAAGATAAATAATTAAGGGTCCTTTATCGCGTTTTTAAAAACGTAAGATATGGACTTTTTATTTGCAAAAAGGGAAACTTAGAATTATGAAAAGATGTGATTGAAAAAGCAACAACCCAATATTGTTGGAATATCATGATAAAGAGTGGGCGAAAATAACTCATGATGATAATCTTATTTTTGAAACTTTAATTTTAGAAACTATGCAAGCAGGTTTAAGTTGATTAACAATACTTTTAAAAAGAGATAATTTTAGAAAAGCTTTTGATAACTTTGATTACAATAAAATTGCAAATTACAAAAAAGAGAAACTTGAAGAATTATTATTAAATGATGGGATTGTGAAAAATAAATTAAAAATATATTCTTTGCCTATAAATGCAAATTGCTTTATCAATGTGCAAAAAGAATTTGGAAGTTTTGATAAATATATCTGACAATTTGTTGATAACAAACAAATTGTCAATGATGTTAAAACTATGAATGATTTAGATGCAAAAAATGATCTATCAATTTTAATTTCAAAAGATTTAAAAAAGAGAGGTTTTAAATTTACAGGACCAGTTACTGTATATTCTTTTTTGCAAGCAATTGGAATATACAATGATCATTGAAACGATTGTTTTGCTAAATTTTTATAAATTAAAAAACACATAACACACTATTTTATTGTAAAATTGAGTTGAGGAGATTATTTATGGGATTATTTACAAAAAATAAAAATTTAGATGTATTCGCACCAGTTGATGGTGAAGTAATAGATCTTTCAAAAGTTGAAGACGAAGTGTTTTCAGAAAAAATGTTGGGAGATGGTTTAGCTTTAGTTCCTGAAAATGGTGAATTTGTAGCACCAATTGATGGAAAACTTGTAACTGTTTTCCCAAGTGGTCACGCTTATGGAATTGCTAATTCAAATGGAGTAGAAATTTTATTACACATTGGTTTAGATACAGTATCATTAAACGGAGAAGGTTTTGATATCAATGTTAAACAAGGACAAAATGTTAAAAAAGGTGACTTGTTAGTTGAAGTTGATATTGAAAACGTAGCAAAAAAAGTTCCATCAATGCAAACACCTTTAATTTTTACAACAGATTCAATGAATGGAAGAAGTTTTGAAATTGTTAAGACAGGAAAAGTTAAAAAAGGTGACTTAATAGCACAAGTAAAATAATATTTTTACTATTTGAAAACCCATTGGGTTTTTTTATTTTTATCAATATATTAGTAGTAAAATAATATAAGGTGATTTTATGGAAAACAACACTAAAGGTTTTTGAAATAATTTAAAAGAAAAAAATAATAGATTTAGATCAAAACATTTTGATTTGAGTGAAGAGGCAAAATTTAGATTTGATATACTAAATTACAAAACAGATGGAATGATATTTGTTACAACTGTTTTGATAGTTCCTTTCATTTTGGCTTTAATGATCTGATTAATTAACCCTGATTATAAAGAAGGTTTTCAAATACTATATATTGTTTCTGTTTGTATTGGTCTAATATTTAGTTGTATAAGAAATAATGCCGGAATCTTTAAGGAGGGTTATTTATGAATATATTTATTCATATTGGGACCTCAATTAGCAAGCGTTATTGTTTCTATTTTTGTTTCTATTTTTGTAAAAATAACTGAAGAAAATAAAGAAGCAATCAATTCGTTTGCATCCATAATTACTATGTTTATAACAGAGATTACAATAATAGCTTTGGTTTTAAAATATGATAGAAAAATACCTAAAAGAATAAAAGAAACCTTTAAAAAAAATTGAAAAGAAGTAATTTTCATATCTTTAATTGGAGTTGTTTTACTATTTGTGTTTGTAAATTTAATAATTACAAATCTTATTGAAACAAAATTATTTGGATTTGAGGGAAGTAATAATCAAGAGAGTTTAAATGGTTCTGGAATACTAGATGGTGATTTTGGTAATGGTGCAAAAATAGCATACATTATATTGCTATTTCTTTTTTCAATAATAACAGCACCTTTGTGTGAAGAAATTTGTATGAGAAATAGTTTTAATTTAAATGCATCAAACAAGTTATTGGGTTTTGTTTCTAGTGCTATGTTTTTTGGATTTGTTCACTACGGGACAACTTTTGATTTTGGACATATTTTAAGTTATAGTGCAGCAGGTTTTGTGCTTTCTGGAGTATTTCTATATACAAAAGGTAACATGACATATTCATGAACAATTCATATATTAAATAATTTAATTGCTTTTATATTAATGTTGGCAATTTAAAAAAAGAAAAGAGGTCAATTATGACAATAATAAAAGTTAATCAAAATGATGTTGATCAAACTGTCTTTAACTTTATCAAAAAGAATTTTAAATCAACTAATTTATCAATAATTTATAAATGATTTAGAAAAGGTAAAGTAAAAATTAATGATGTTAGAATAAAAGATACAAAAGTTAAAATAAAATTAAACGACGAAATAAAAGTGTATGATAGTAGCCAAGCAGAAAAGAGAGATGACTTTGAGGAAGTTGATTTTTCTAGTTTAGAAATAATTTATGAAGATGAGAATATATTAATAGTTGATAAACAACCAAACTTAGAAGTTCATTCTCCAGTAAATATAAATTTAGATCAAATTGTAAAAAGTTATCTAAAGGATAAAGGTGAATATAACCCTGAAAGTGAAAATAGTTTTGTAATAAGTCATGTTCACAGAATTGATAAATTAACAAAAGGTTTAGTGATATATGCTAAAAACAAAATTACATTGGACTCTTTATTGAAAGAACTTAACAATAAAAGTAAAATTCAAAAATTATATTTAGCTAAAACAGAGAATAATCAACTGCAAACAGGAAAAGTAACAGGCTATATAAAATATGATAATGATAATCAAAAAGCTAGATTTAGAATTGAAAAATTCAATAATACTAAAAAAGTAGAGCAAATTAATAATTTAATCGATGCTGAAAAAAATATATATGAAATTCAAATAATAACTGGAAGAAAACATCAAATTAGAGCTGTTTGTGATTTTTTTAAATCTCCAATTTGCAAAGATTTCAGATATGGGGCAAAAAGAAGTGAATTAAGAGAAATAGACTTAATTGCTTATAAATTAATCTTTGAAGGATTTGAAGATCATTTAGCATATCTAAATGGTAATGAATACAAATCAAAATATAATTTTTAATGTTAAAATAAAAATAATGTATGTTCTAGGAGGTTGCTATGTTATCAACAAGACAAGGTATTTTTAGTGTAATAGTTGGAACAACAATCTCAACACTAAATGCCATTATTCAATTCCTTACAATGTACTGGGTTTTGGAAAAATTTGGAACAGAGTTTAACGGGTATGTGCGATTAGTCACATCTTTTTCTGCTATCATAGCAACTGCTGAAGGAGCTTTAGGAATAGCAGCATCAATTTTACTTGTTAAACCACTTGTTAATAATGATTGAATTAGTGCTAATGAAATTTATTCAACCACTAAAAAAAGTTTTAAAAAATCAGCTTTACTGGGATTAGTTTTAGTTAGTTTAACAGCTATTGGTTATCCTTTGTATGCGGGAATAAGTTCTGGGGGAGGAAGTATTTTTAATCCTTCTTCATGAAATGATATATTTATAAATCTTTCTGGAAAAACAGAAGGTAGAGCAGAATATTGAATGTTAATGTTAGTTGCTTTAATTTTTGGAACAAAAAACTTTGTTTCTGCTTACTGATTTAGTGTTTATGAAACAATAATAATAGCAGATAACAAAAATGTTATTAGAAGAATGACAATACTTTTCACAGATGTTTTGGTAAGTGGGTTAACTTTCTTTTTACTTGCAAAAGTAAATAACCCAATAGTTCCATTTATACCAACAATTCTTTACTCTCCAATCAAAGGGTTATTAATTTACATGTACGTTAAAAAGAAATACTTATGATTAAAATATTATAAAGACTTTAATAGTTTTAAATTAAATACAACTCAAACTAAGATAACTTGATCAACTTTGAGTTCAACTTTACTTTTAAACTCAGATATAGCTATAGTTTCTGTTATTTTGGGATTGAATGTTTCTTCAACACTTTCTTTATATCTTGTTGTTGCTTTAAATGTTAGATTGATTATGACAAACTTTGTAGTTTCGTTTAGAGAATTTTTTGTAACTTTGGTTGCAAGAAGAGGAAGAATAAATTGAGATAGTTATGCTAAATATGAACTTTATACATATCTAATAGCTGCTTTTACATTTATAAATATGTCAATTTTATCTCCATATTTCGTAAGTGCCTTATATGGTAAAAACATCAATATTATTGGAGATGAAGCCAGTCAAAAAGCTTTTGAATATATGTTCTATACACCATATTTCTCAATTTTATATGCAGCAGTTACTTCGTTTGCTATTTTATGTGATGGTCAAATGACTTTGATTCAGGCAAAAGGAAGATATGGAGAAGTATCTAAATTCCAAAATATAGTAGGTATAGTTTATATAATATCAGCGCCATTACTTGTTTTTGCTTTGGTAACAACTGGTGTTGGGGGAATTAACAGACTTGTTATTGGTATTATTACAATGTACTCAATAAAATTAGCTTGTTTAGTTATAAGGTATGGATATCTATGAGTTTATGTTTGAAAATATGTAACTTATAACTCAAACAAAAAACACGTTTTAAACAACTTCTTGATACTTGTTGTTCCAACTGTTATGTCAATATTGTTAAATACCTTATTAATAAGTCATAGACTTAATATTAAAGAATCAACAAGTGGAAGTGCGACAATTGGTCCATTAGTATTATTATTCTTTGGAACAATCTTATTATCAATATCTGCTTTGGTCTTGTTTTCATACATACTTAATGCAAAAGCATTTAATGGTATTATTAGAAACTTACCATTAGTTCAAAAAATCATACTTAAAAGATCAACAGAAGCTAGAAAAAAACGTTTTGAAGAATATGGAATTGATGTTGATGAAATTGTAGATAAAAGTGATCAAATATCACAAGTTATGTATGGTATTGACGAACTAGACTTAACTACTGAAATAGTAAATGAATCAGCAGAAATTAATGTTAATCCAAAAAATGAAAAAATATATGTTTTAAAAGGGAAATAATCGACTTAAAGTCGATTATTTTATTTGTTTTTTAAGAATAGCTAAGTTGTTATGAGATGCTATAATTTATAAAGGTGAGATTATGGCAGTATATGGAATATTTATAGCTTTTGGAATATCTCTTTTATATTTATTCATGTTTTATACATCTGGATTAATAGCAATGGAGCTTTTCAAATTCAAAATAAAGAACTACTTTGTAGCTATTGCTACAGGATTTTTTAGTTACTTTACATTCCTTTCTGTTTTCACATTTCCTTTACAACTTATATCTGTATTGCCTTATGTATTCTTTATTTACTATATATTTGCAATATCAGTAATATATCTTGTCTTTTGTTTTGTATTTACAAGATTTTGATTAAATACAAATTTCTTTAAGTTAGATTCATTAATTTTCATTGGTGTTGTAGGAGTCTTTATTGCAATAGATTATATTTCTGTTAAATTTATTTCAACAGAAAACTTTAGTAGACATAAAAATACATTAGCCATTTTATACTGACTAAAAGATAACCCTGTTTCATTTTTTAATAACTCTACACTATTTAACTTTCTTGGTTTTAAACCATTTCAAGGTTGATACAGTTTTCAACTTTCAATCATAATGATGACAAACGCACAACCATACCAATATAAAGATATTATTGTTCCGCTAACAATTATCTTGGATGCTTTTTTAATTACTTCTATATTTTTTACATTTTATGAATCATTTGGTTTAAAAGATAAATTAAAAAGCAGGATAGTTGTTTTCAGTATAAGCTTAGCTGTATTTATTATTACAAGAATTATTTTTTGAAAACTTGGATATTCAATATTTAGTGGTGAAATGATTCTATTGTATTTAGTCTTTTTTGCAACAACGTTACTTTTAAGATATACAACATTTAATAGTAGGGAAAGATATAATCCTATTTTGATCGGGTATGCACTTGGTGGTTATATATCTTTTTCTTGGGACAGTTCGTATCAAATTTTATTCCTTCTATATGCTTTTATTTTTACAATACAAAGAAGATTCAATCAAAACTTCACAAAAGATATTTTAAAAATAGCATTGTTCCCAATGGTTGGATTTATTTTCTATAATATTATTCTTCAACTTTATGTCCAAATGATTATCTTTGGAGCAATTCTTTTGGTGATGTTTATAACATCATTCTTGATGAATAAAAAATATAGTTTTGTAAGTCAGTTTGAATTATTTTTAGAAACAAAAAGTACATTAACTGTACTGGTCGTTCCAATATTTTTCATGACATTATCAACAGCTATCATTTTAGCTTTTAATGAAAATATTCTTTCAGAAAAATATAATTCATTAAATATTTTGTATATTTGATTGTCAGTTATTAAAAATAATATTGCACAGCAACTATTAACATTTATTGTTTCAATGTCTCTGCTTGCAGGATCTTTGGTTTGAGTTTTCTTTAGAAAAAAAATAAAAACAAGTTTATTAACAAACACACTTGATTTATTTTTGATAAGTTACTTAACTTTTTATAACCCAATCTCTGTCAGATTCATAAGTACATTTTATCCAAATATGTTCGAAACAAACGGAATGGTTTTATTGGTTTTGTTATTTGCAATTATAAATTCACTGCCTTATTCTGTAAAAATGAAAAAAGCAAAACAACAAAGCGATGAAGTAATTGTAATTAAAAAATACTCAAGAATTACTTTTTAATAAGGGGTCTATATGAAAGAAATACTGGACAAAATAAATAAACTTAAAATTGATTTAAATAAGTGGGGTCATGCTTATTATGTTTTGGATAACCCAATCGTAGATGATGCTGAGTATGACAAATCTTTAAATGAATTAATAAAACTGGAAAAAGAATATCCAGAATTTTTAACTTCCGATTCACCAACACAAAAAGTTGGTGGAGTTGTTATGGAAAAATTTGAAAAGTATAAACACAAACTTCCAATGTTAAGTTTATCAAACGCTTTCAATAAAGAAGATCTTTTAAACTTCGATGATCAAATTCTAAAAGAAATTGAAAATAAAAATTATAATTTTTTTGTTGAGCCTAAAATAGATGGGCTATCAATATCTTTAATTTATAAAAATGGAAATCTTTTTAAAGGAGTTACTAGAGGTGATGGTGTTTATGGAGAAGACGTTACTTCTAATGTTAAAACAATTAAAAGTATTCCTCTTTCAATTTCTGATAAAAGTGATTATGTCGAAATAAGAGGAGAAGTTTTTTTATCTAAAAACGAATTTGAAAAAATAAATAAACAAAGACAAAATAATGATGAAGAAATTTTTGCTAACCCAAGAAATGCAGCTGCTGGAACTCTAAGACAATTAGACTCTTCGATTGCGGCTTCAAGAAAGTTAGATGCATTTTTATATTACTTTATGGACAGAGAAAAGTTTCACACACACAGTGACTCATTAAAATACTTAGAAGAAATGGATTTCAAAGTTAATAAACTTGGTAAAATTTGTAATAATATTGAAGAAGTTTATAACCACATACAATTCATACAAGAACAAAGAGAAAAACTTGATTATGAAATTGATGGTGTTGTTATAAAAATAAATGACTTTGATCTTTATGAAAAAGTTGGTTACACCGCAAAGTCTCCTAAGTGAGCAATCGCTTTTAAATTTCCAGCAGAAGTTAAAGAAACTAAACTAAAAAATATTTTTGCAACAGTTGGTAGAACAGGGAGAATAACATATAACGCTTCATTGGAACCGGTTCAAATTGCAGGAACAACAGTTCAAGCAGCTACTCTACACAATGCTGACTTTATAATTCAAAGAGATATAAGAATTGGTGGTAAAGTGAAAATAAAAAAAGCAGGTGACATAATACCTGAAGTTATTTCACCAATCGAAGATGACAATTATTTAAAATTAGAAAAATGAATTGAAGATAAAGTTTGTCCGGAATGTAATTCTGATTTAGAAAGAGTGGAAGGAGAAGTTGATCAATATTGCATCAACTCTCAATGTCCAAGAAAAATAGTTAGAGGATTAGAACATTTTGTTTCTAGAGATGCTATGAATATTGAAGGGCTAAGTATAAAAATTATTGAAAAGCTTTTTGAAAATAATTTTATAAAAAATGTTGGAGATATTTATAAATTAAATAAATACAAAAACGACTTAATTAAACTTGATAAAATGGGTGAAAAGTCAGTAAATAATTTATTAGACTCAATTGAAAAATCAAAAAATAACTCTTTTGATAAATTATTTTTTGGTTTAGGTATTAGACATGTAGGAAAGAAAACAGCTAAAACATTAGCAATTAATTTTAAAACAATTGACAAAATTTCTGCACTAACTTTTGAAGATTTGGAACAAGTAAATGATGTTGGCCCAATTGTTGCAAAATCAGTTTGTGACTGATTTGCAATAAAGCAAAACAATGATTTGATAGAAGCTCTAAAACAAGAAAAAGTTAATATGACTTATTTGGGTAATGAAGGTACTAAAAATAATGATAAAATTACTTTGAAAAGCTTTGTCATAACAGGTACACTAAGCAAACCTAGAAATCACTTCAGAGATTTATTAGAAGAGTATGGCGCAAAAGTAATAGATACTGTAAGTAAAAAAACGGATTTTTTACTAGCCGGAAAAGAAGCTGGAAGTAAATTAGAAAAGGCTGAAAAACTTGGTGTAAAAATTCTTACAGAAGAAGAGTTTTTAGAAATGATAGGTGAATAGAATATGAAAATAAATTTGGAATTATTAAAAGAACTTCAAGATGATGTGATGTTGGATCTTAGTGAAGAAGAATTAAAAAACATTCTTAAATATGAGAATGATATTTTACAAAAGTTTGAAAAAGTTTTATCAATAGACACTGAAGGTGTAGAGGAGTTACATTATCCTTTTGATTTAAACAAAACATACTTGAGAGAAGATGAAGAAATTAGTCTTTTAGAGAAAGAGGATGTATTGAAAAACGCTCCAAGTGTCGATGGTGATTTTATAACAATCACAAAGGTGGTTAAATAATGAATTTTAAAAATATAACTTTAAAAGAGGTTCATGAAAAGTTAATAAAAAATGAAATCAAAGTTACTGATTTAGTAAAATCTGTTTTAGAAAATGCTAAAAAAGAAATGGAGAGTAATTTTTTAATAACTTTATGTGAAGATGAGGCTATAAAAAGAGCAGAACTTTTAGAAAATAAAATCACAGAAGGAAACGTATTAAACGGCATTCCATTTATTCACAAAGATAATATTTCTACAAAAAATATATTAACAACAGCTGGTTCAAAAATACTTTCAAACTATATTCCAGCATTTGATGCAACGATAGAAACAAAATTCAAAGAATCTAATTCAATATTAATAGGTAAAGCTGCACTTGATGAATTATCTATGGGTGGAACAGGATTGTTTTCATTTAATGGAGAAGTAAGAAACCCTCATGACTTTAACAGAATAGCTGGAGGAAGTTCAAGTGGTAGTGCTTATGCTGTAGCTAAAGGAATTGTTCCATTTGCAACAGGTGGAGATACAGGTGACTCAATTAGAAAACCTGCGAGTTTAACTGGTACTGTTGGATTTAAACCAACTTACGGTTCTATTTCAAGATATGGAGCAATACCATATGCACCAAGCTTAGATCATTTAGGTTTTTTTACTAATAACGTTGAAGATCAAGCATATTTATGTGAAGCAACTTTTGGATATGATGAAAAAGACTTTACTTCAATTGAAAACAAACAGGATTTTGTCAAAAATATAAATAATTTAGATAAAAAAATAAAGTTTGGTTATATCAAACATGTAGATAATTGTCTTGAAGGGCAATTAAAAGAAGATTATAAAAAACTTTATGAACTCTTAAGACAAGAAGGGCATGAAGTTATTGAATTAGACTTTAATATAAAGTTATTGCAAGCTATCCCTGCAACCTACATGATGATTTCATTTGCTGAAGGAGCTTCAACACACTCTAACCTGGATGGAATTAGATTCGGTATGAGAGCTGAAGGAAAAGACTACAAAGAAATAATAAGAAATTCTAGAACTCAAGGTTTTGGAGAAACTGTTAAGAGAAGATTTATAATTGGTAGTTACCAGTTAAAATCAGAAAACCAAGAAATTCTTTTGGCAAAATCTAAAAAAGTTAGAAGAATGATAGTTGAAGAACTTGATAGACTTTATGAACAAGTAGATATTTTAATTATTCCTCCAACTTTAGCACCAGCACAAACTGTAGATCATGTTTATGGAGTTGATGTTGAACAAAAAGGTGATGCCGAAAATGCATTTGTAGAAGATATTTTAATTCTTGCAAACTTTAACGGTATGCCTTCAATTACAATTCCTTTCGTAACTCA contains:
- a CDS encoding DNA-3-methyladenine glycosylase I, whose protein sequence is MKRCDWKSNNPILLEYHDKEWAKITHDDNLIFETLILETMQAGLSWLTILLKRDNFRKAFDNFDYNKIANYKKEKLEELLLNDGIVKNKLKIYSLPINANCFINVQKEFGSFDKYIWQFVDNKQIVNDVKTMNDLDAKNDLSILISKDLKKRGFKFTGPVTVYSFLQAIGIYNDHWNDCFAKFL
- a CDS encoding PTS glucose transporter subunit IIA; protein product: MGLFTKNKNLDVFAPVDGEVIDLSKVEDEVFSEKMLGDGLALVPENGEFVAPIDGKLVTVFPSGHAYGIANSNGVEILLHIGLDTVSLNGEGFDINVKQGQNVKKGDLLVEVDIENVAKKVPSMQTPLIFTTDSMNGRSFEIVKTGKVKKGDLIAQVK
- a CDS encoding CPBP family intramembrane glutamic endopeptidase, whose translation is MENNTKGFWNNLKEKNNRFRSKHFDLSEEAKFRFDILNYKTDGMIFVTTVLIVPFILALMIWLINPDYKEGFQILYIVSVCIGLIFSCIRNNAGIFKEGYLWIYLFILGPQLASVIVSIFVSIFVKITEENKEAINSFASIITMFITEITIIALVLKYDRKIPKRIKETFKKNWKEVIFISLIGVVLLFVFVNLIITNLIETKLFGFEGSNNQESLNGSGILDGDFGNGAKIAYIILLFLFSIITAPLCEEICMRNSFNLNASNKLLGFVSSAMFFGFVHYGTTFDFGHILSYSAAGFVLSGVFLYTKGNMTYSWTIHILNNLIAFILMLAI
- a CDS encoding RluA family pseudouridine synthase, with protein sequence MTIIKVNQNDVDQTVFNFIKKNFKSTNLSIIYKWFRKGKVKINDVRIKDTKVKIKLNDEIKVYDSSQAEKRDDFEEVDFSSLEIIYEDENILIVDKQPNLEVHSPVNINLDQIVKSYLKDKGEYNPESENSFVISHVHRIDKLTKGLVIYAKNKITLDSLLKELNNKSKIQKLYLAKTENNQLQTGKVTGYIKYDNDNQKARFRIEKFNNTKKVEQINNLIDAEKNIYEIQIITGRKHQIRAVCDFFKSPICKDFRYGAKRSELREIDLIAYKLIFEGFEDHLAYLNGNEYKSKYNF
- the ligA gene encoding NAD-dependent DNA ligase LigA translates to MKEILDKINKLKIDLNKWGHAYYVLDNPIVDDAEYDKSLNELIKLEKEYPEFLTSDSPTQKVGGVVMEKFEKYKHKLPMLSLSNAFNKEDLLNFDDQILKEIENKNYNFFVEPKIDGLSISLIYKNGNLFKGVTRGDGVYGEDVTSNVKTIKSIPLSISDKSDYVEIRGEVFLSKNEFEKINKQRQNNDEEIFANPRNAAAGTLRQLDSSIAASRKLDAFLYYFMDREKFHTHSDSLKYLEEMDFKVNKLGKICNNIEEVYNHIQFIQEQREKLDYEIDGVVIKINDFDLYEKVGYTAKSPKWAIAFKFPAEVKETKLKNIFATVGRTGRITYNASLEPVQIAGTTVQAATLHNADFIIQRDIRIGGKVKIKKAGDIIPEVISPIEDDNYLKLEKWIEDKVCPECNSDLERVEGEVDQYCINSQCPRKIVRGLEHFVSRDAMNIEGLSIKIIEKLFENNFIKNVGDIYKLNKYKNDLIKLDKMGEKSVNNLLDSIEKSKNNSFDKLFFGLGIRHVGKKTAKTLAINFKTIDKISALTFEDLEQVNDVGPIVAKSVCDWFAIKQNNDLIEALKQEKVNMTYLGNEGTKNNDKITLKSFVITGTLSKPRNHFRDLLEEYGAKVIDTVSKKTDFLLAGKEAGSKLEKAEKLGVKILTEEEFLEMIGE
- the gatC gene encoding Asp-tRNA(Asn)/Glu-tRNA(Gln) amidotransferase subunit GatC codes for the protein MKINLELLKELQDDVMLDLSEEELKNILKYENDILQKFEKVLSIDTEGVEELHYPFDLNKTYLREDEEISLLEKEDVLKNAPSVDGDFITITKVVK
- a CDS encoding amidase family protein, translating into MNFKNITLKEVHEKLIKNEIKVTDLVKSVLENAKKEMESNFLITLCEDEAIKRAELLENKITEGNVLNGIPFIHKDNISTKNILTTAGSKILSNYIPAFDATIETKFKESNSILIGKAALDELSMGGTGLFSFNGEVRNPHDFNRIAGGSSSGSAYAVAKGIVPFATGGDTGDSIRKPASLTGTVGFKPTYGSISRYGAIPYAPSLDHLGFFTNNVEDQAYLCEATFGYDEKDFTSIENKQDFVKNINNLDKKIKFGYIKHVDNCLEGQLKEDYKKLYELLRQEGHEVIELDFNIKLLQAIPATYMMISFAEGASTHSNLDGIRFGMRAEGKDYKEIIRNSRTQGFGETVKRRFIIGSYQLKSENQEILLAKSKKVRRMIVEELDRLYEQVDILIIPPTLAPAQTVDHVYGVDVEQKGDAENAFVEDILILANFNGMPSITIPFVTQDKMPIGINLNAKPKEDLKVLQAAKFVEELVTKNFRQVGDLDE